The Gossypium hirsutum isolate 1008001.06 chromosome A13, Gossypium_hirsutum_v2.1, whole genome shotgun sequence nucleotide sequence TAGTCATATGTCTTCGAACTCTTTCACAATTTATTAATAGTTGATTCTTCCACATAATCATTAGAAACACTAACCTTTTGAGATGCCTTCGCTTTCCATACCAAATTCCAAACAGCAGATGATTTAGTGTCTTCAACAAAGACCAAAATCCTATAAGTTTTAGCAGTAGAAAACACATCTTTCCTCATCCATTTCCAAGCTAGGCAATCCTAACCCGCTTCAGATGTTGAAGGCACTATGCCTGAAATGTGCAAAATAATGTGACCCTATACAACACACTATGACAACTCCAATCCCAACTTCCATTCTTTGATACCATGTCGCAAACTTGCAAGGTTCATCCAACTACCCAGGACCTATATAGAAGTCATTTAAAGAACCCACCTTCCTAAGACACATATCATTCCAAAAGTTCGATAGATGACCATCTTCAACGAACCAGTATACATTAGCAATAATTTCTGGCCAGCACTTCATAAAAGACCTCCATATGAAAGAACAATTACTTTTGGAAATAGAGCCTGAAAGTAAACCTTGTATGTTGTATTGACTCCAAAACACTTTAACCTACAGAATCTATATTTGAAAGAAACTGAAAACTAAGCTTTAATAAGAAAACGTTGTTTTGATCTTCTAGATTTCTTAGGCCCAAACCTCCAGAATCCAGTGGACGACAACACTCCATGATAATAAAGCAGGTTCCCTTGACCCTGAACTAGCTCCCCAAATGAGGTTATGGGCAATATTCTCAATCTCTTTACACACGGAGATAGGGATACGCATtgtacacataaaataatttggaATAGCTAAGAGAACGGACCTTGCTAAAGTTATATGACCAGCTAAAGACAATTTTATCGCAACCTATCCAGAAAATTTCCTCTATATTTTGTTCACAACAAAATCGAACGTTTTCACTGTAACTCTATTATGCAATAGCGGTAACCCTAGATAGATACCAAGATCCTCCACCTGATTAAAACCCATCTAAATACATATAGTCTTCGCAATGTTGTTAAGAGTATTAGGAGAAAAAACACTTTTGATTTACTTCTAATCACTTTTTgactagaaaaatgactaaaaagtGTCCAAAATAACATTCACAATATCTGCTTAACCCCTACTCGCTTCACAAGATGGCATTAAATCATCAGCAAAGAACAAGTGAGATAAGGTTAGACCTCTCCGTGAAAGAAACAACGGTTTCCACTAGCCTTGTTCCACCGCCTCCCCAACAAGATTCCTCAATCTCTCCATACACAACATAAAAAGATAAAGAGATAGTGGACCTCTCTACCTTATTCCTTGCGTAGACTGAAAAGACTCTGTAACAGATCCATTCCAAAGAACTTGAAGTGTCGAAAAGGAAACATAGTCTAAATCACATCAACTAAAAGCTGAGGAAACCAGGCTTCAGAAGGTGTGTCCTTTAGAAAATCCCACCTGATTCTATTGTAAGCCTTTTCCAAATCAATTTTTAGCACCATCCCATATATGTTACCTTTAAAACCCTTTAGCAAATGCACAACTTCTTGTGCCATGACTATGTTTTATGTAATATTCCTGCCTGGGATAAATCTTAATTGGTTCTGACAAATTAGCTTAACCATTAAAGGTCGTAATCTATTAACAGTGGTCttagtaataaatttataaagaaCTATACAAAAACTTATCGGACAAAATTGATAAATTCTTTCCAGACTTTGGACCTTAAGCAGTAGTACCAACAAAGTTTTGTTCAGATTCGGATCTAACAACCTCCCAATGTTTGCCTAACTAGCGAACAGACCAAAGGCCCAACAATATCCCATTGAGATTGAAAAAACCTCGCCTGAAACCCATCCACCCCAGTGTTTTCAGTGAAGACATACAAAAGACTGCCCTACGAACCTCATCGTCAGAAACCATTAATAGTAGATCCCCTTTCTCTTCGGACTGTAGTAAAGGAAATTTACCACGACATGGAAACACGCCACTAACTGAATAATCCACTGTGTAAAGATCTCTGTAAAAATTTACAACATGATGCTTCAACTCATCATCATCAAAGCACCAATCACCACTCTAAATGATAAGCCCTTCTATCTTGTTTATTTTCTGCCTAGCCAATGTATGACTATGAAAACAACTCGTATTCCTATCCCCATTCTTTAGCCAAACTAATCTAGATTTTTGACACCACAGTAACTCCTCATGCTTTAACACTTCTTCAATTTCCCATTGAAGCTCAAGTTCATTAGAGTGGAGTCATGGAGAATTGTGCCACTCCAAGACTCTTTGCACTCTTCCCAACTCTGAAATCAACCTTCTTTTACGCACAAAAATGTTACTGTAAACACGCTTATTCCACTCCTGAAATACTTACTGAAAATGCTCCAAATTCTTATTAATTGCCTGCTTATTGTTCTAATTACCACTCACTAGTTGTTGAAAATTTGCATGAAGCATCCAACTAGCAATACAACGAAATGGCTTGACACCCCTACTCACCTTCAGTCTAAGCGTGATGAAAATCGACCGATGATCTGATTTCAATCCATGAAGGTTCCTAACAGAATAATCAGGTGCAAAAGAATCCCAATCTAAATTACAATTGTCCTATCCAGTCTTTGAGAAAAGTTCTCTCGACTCCATGTAAATTGCGTTCCACTAGCTCCTAAATTTCGCAATCCATTTCTAAATAAAAGCTCACCGGAACCATCTGTATCCAATTCTTGAAATAAGTACACCACCCACCCTTTCAGAGCTATCAATAATCGAATTAAAATCCCCAGCCAAGATCCAAGGACCAACTATTGATTTCGCCAAAGAATTCAACAACTTTCAAAGCTTCCTTCTTGTTGTTAAATGAGGGCTAGCGTAAACAGTTGAACAAATAAAACTATCAGGACCTTGCTTACTACGAATCCTCAAATGAATCATATAacaatgaatttccaaaatatcTACCAGAATATTCTCATTCCAACATAACCAAATTCCACTAGCAAACCGATTAGCCTCAACCTTAAGAGAATTAGGATACCCAAGTTTTGCAATAATACCATCGACCCTAGCTCTACTAACCCGCGTTTCAAACGAACAAATCAAATCCGAAAAAAAATCCTTCTTATACTCATTCATAACATTATGGAAACGGGGATGTCCGGCTCCTTGGCAATTCCAAAAGAATATTTTTCTgtccataaaaaaataaataaatacataagatAACCCCAGAAACGACCAACAATTTAGCAACTAACCTTATCTCCACCGTCACTCTCACCATCCATAATTTTTTCCACAAATGGGACGTTATCTTCCATAGGAGCGCCATTAGGACCTTGTTCAAGACCATGAACCAAACCCTTCATTGTTGCTTCTAAGTTCACTGTGTCGTTCGAAAACCATTCACAACAATATCCGGTGGCTTATCATGTTGTCCATTCCCAATATCTCAAATTTTTGGTATCTTAATTTGAGCAGCCCTACTTGATTCCCAAAAATTAAACACCCTATTCTCCTTCCCTTTATCCACCTTAGAAATTTTCCTCTCCACAACATGCACAACCTTATGCTTGTCATTGTCCAATTTAGAAGTAACACAGACGGGTTGGACAGATAACTCATGGTCCACACCCATTTTTGCTCCCATCTTTGGATCATCATCAAAAGCTATTTGGTCATCAATTGTCATAAAGTTCAATTTTCCATTAGTAGGCTTCAAGGCCTTAAAACCTTTCTTCGGCCCAATCCCAACcatgggtccctttcctttaGCCCGCTAGCCTAATTTAAGGTTCTTAGAAaacccatttgattttttaaaccCAAAATTCTCCACCATTCTAATCGCCTTCTCCTGGTTCTTTATCTCCCCAAACTGTTCAACATTCTTTCTCCCATTACCCTCACCGAAAATCACACCCTCATTCCCTCCAAATGCACTTACATCATCTTTCCCATTAATCACACCATGAATCTTATCCTCATCTCTTCCAAATGGCTCCTCTTTCACTTGTCGTTGAATCCCAAATTTCTCTTGAATATATTTGGCCATCACATATTCTTCGTCCGACGATTAAACTTTGATCCCTATACCCAGATTCGCACCATGTCCATAGCGCTCACACTTGAAGCAGACATCCGGTAAGGACTCATACTCAACCCGTTGCAGCTGTCCATTAATCCTCACCTCCGACACCAACGACTTTCTCAAGTCAACACAAACCGCAAGCTGTGCGAAACATCCTCGACAAGCATAGTCCGTATGGATATCAAGTTTCATAACTGATACAACGGTTTGACCAATCTCCTTAAGAAGACAACTCGAATAGAAACTCTCAAGAAAACCTGGTAGTCTGATCCACATAACCTGAAAGGTGATTTCATTCTGGGTAGTTGAAAAATCCGACGACCACGGTCGAATGGACAGATAATTACCGAATATTACCCATAGCCCCCCCAACCAGCACTTTATTATAGTCTTCCTCCTCGTGGAAACGAACCAAGAAAAAATCATTCTCCGAGTACATCAACTGGATCGGGCCCCTTGGGTTCCACATATGAGAAACCGTATTCAACAATGCATTAAAACCAATATTCTTCCCTAACAATTTGACTATTATTGTTTTAGCCATCCTATGCTCAATATACTTTTGAACATGATAAAAAAACGTTATTGACGGAACTCGTTCAACCACTTCCGTGACAACGTTCCGATGATGCTCCTATAAGCGTAGACTTATGCGAAACCTTGGGTAAATCAAAACCTTGAATCTTTTGCCCATTCCTATCCGCCTTTGGATCTTCCGATTTCGGTGGCAGATCCGATCTGGTATGAACCTTCTTAGATGCCCGACCGACACCACTATTCAACCTGAAATAATTAACACCCATCGTGAACTCAACCATAGGCAATGtttttatcataaatttttttggttaaccTTATTTAATTGAACTCTATTTTTAAAAACttactttaaaatataataaatttttatatatcaaCGTAGAAATAtacaattttgaaaatagaaatggaCCTCTGATTCATCTAATTCAATTTACAATAAAGATTTGGTATGTCATCTAAAGCAATGAATGCAACTACGCTTCAATTCACATTACTGGATTCTCATATGttagaagtttttttttaattaaatctaagATGTTTCTATATCCAAAATTTAGGTTCGGTTTTGATTCAACTAATtggatttctatttttttttcatctacCAAACTCAAGAAATATCAAATTTGTGATATAGTAGAATAAATTTAGGGTTAATAATCTCACATTTAATGTAAGATTctaatataacatttattatattaCTTGTAGGTAATCTAACACTCCCAACAATGCTAAGACTTTGAAATATAGTGAGTAATTTCAATATTACTTAACCATAGATTTTAGGGAAAAAGTTTAATTTAGGACAAAGTTATCCTTCTTTTTATaatattggtcatttacacccTTTAGTTTAAATCAGAGTAACAGATTAAGATCCTAGCCCTGTCTAAAATAATTTCAACTTCTttactaataaatataaaatgttaaatttcatccatcaaatatattaactaaataaatcattgtgaataatgtaaaatattattatactaatATTCCGTAGAGTGAAGTCTCATAGTAATATTAAAActccaaaataaaattattaagctCCCCCAATACAATTATTACTCTCTGTTTTTCTTTGTtactaaagaagaaaaaaaaaatagaatactaaaaaaacaaataaaattgcTATAACTTTATAAACATAGATCTCAATGATAAGGCATTAAAACTGAAAATTGTGTCGGATAAAACTGAGAAtcgaaaagggaaaaaaatatatatatatatatatcatcactTCCAAATCCTTGTTGGGAGGCTCGAAATTGAAAGAATCAAGGACAAAAGGGTCTTCCAGAGCGAGCCCTGTGACTGGGAATGGTGAAATGCCTTAGTAATCCTTGTTGCTCCCTCAAATACCCTTCACAAAGAAAAGCCATTGAGAACTTATCTTCAACAACTCTGTTCACATCATGCACAAACACATCAGTCTCCCCTTCTTCTCTATTCCTAGCCATCAGCCCTGCAGTGTAGATGGCATTCATTCTCCCAGGGGCTTCATCATGGAACCCAGTTGGGGCATCAACCATTATCAGATCCCATTCTATGTCATATATCTCGTTTGGGAACCCTTTGAGAGCTAAGTCACATTTGGAGAATCTAGGATCACCCACCACTTTGCACTCCTCCTTCATTCCCGTCTTTAGCAGATCATCTGCTTGGTGGACTTTGGTTACATACTCAACATGGTACGATTCCAAACTGGGAAGTTTTTGCTTGATCTGTTCGATCCATGCCTTGTCTTCTTCTAGGAAAACGGTACGACCACCATGGTTAAGACCTGCCCACATCAGACTGTCATGTCCTAACCCGAATACCAAGAAGTTGCAAGGGGCTTTCTTCTCTAAAACTCTAGCGGAAACCGAGATTTCCTTGAGGGTTTGTTGTGGGGTGATGTTGGTGGTGGCATAGTGGATGAGGGCATTGGCTAGAGAAGGTGGAGTTTTGGTGCATGTTGGGGTCAAGGGAAGGGATGGGCAATCTAGTGGGGATGGTTCACTGTCGTCGACAGGGTGTGTGGAGTTGGAGAGATGGGATTGTGAAATGGGGGATTTGGAAAAGGAAGAGGTGGTGGTAATGAGAAGGAAGACGAAGAGAACAACAGAAGCACAGATGAGGATGAGCTTGGTGTTGAAAGGGGAATGAGGTTTGGAGTAGGACCTCATTGTTGTTTGTTGCCTTCAATTTCCTTTCCAGGCCTTACCTAAATgcaaattttgtttttctttgcaagggaaagggaaagggaaaggaGACGCACAACACAAGGAAAAGGTAATGTGAGTTTGGAGTTATTATATATGGGTGTATGTATGATGATGATGTTTTCATCTTATATTTTAGCATATACGAATGAGATTGAAGAGGTGAGTCGACACATCTACAACCTTCTTTATCTATTTTCACACTAAAATTTAATTCCAATTTTAGATTGTTTAAAAATCTAAACATTTagcaaaatttatataaatcttTAACtgaaattatatataaactagtttttatttgtattaattataaaatgttaaagttatctgtaaaaattgtttaaaaaaatgtgTACACTttcacaaaaaatataaaaaatatattctaaATATTGTGTAAAACTATGTATATTGTacgaaattaaatatatttttttaatactgtAAAAATAATGTGTATTGTAcactataaataatttaaaatgtggGGTGTACCTTGCATTTATCAGATATATTGCAAACACCTTAGACGATAATTGACAAGCAACTGAAGGAGGGTCAAAACAAGCTTGATATCAGGACGACGTGACGAGGAGAGTTGAGACGTCACGACGATTCCTGATGTTATGCAGCCATGTTTTATACAGCTCAACAATACTTCTTTTCTTCCAAGTGGACTTTGATTACTTCAAGGTTATTTTAGTCGTTTTAGCCCTTAGCATGAGtctatttaaaagatatttgtaAACTTGATTTAGATATGCGAATCAGCAATAGCTTTTCTTTTGAGGGTGACAAGATGTAGTCACAGATAAGTTTTGGTGAGAATTTTCGTGGTAAttatggagagaattttgtttCTGAGTTATGGAAAAATAGTAGATTAAACCATAAATCGCCACGTGTCATCATTTAATTGgtctattaatttattttaacggACAACGTGGTAAATGATAAAAACTGTTAATCGAAagacttaattgattattttaattaacgacaagaatttaattaggtattttttaaaatatttcttaatgattttttttgacatataagcaatatttaaaagaataaaactaaTTTTGAGAGGCGAAACCCTAAAGCACTCCTAATGTTGTCCCCATTGATACAGTTACCAAAACGGATATAAACAAACCAAAACTTGATATCAATTTAAAAATGATGTACCACACAATATTGATAGTCTGCCAACCAgagtattttgaaaataaaaaataaaaatgtaattgattttatttattaatatcagctctaaaattttaattaatactaaTAAGGTGATTGCTTagttttgatttaaggattaagtgaaattaattattcactaaattttttataataaaatagtaGTAGTATTATAGggttttttatcttttaaaatacatattaaaaaaattaagcattctttaaaaaactttataaatccattattaaaataaataaaaaaacaaactgATTACAACAAGAGATATGAGTTTAATTAAGAAAATTGAATTCTTAATCTCCCTCATTAGTGCAACTATAAGATTTGATACATTTATTATAAACGCAAAACTGACAAAAAAGTATAAATAGGATAGAAATAGATGAATTGATTTGGAGTTGGAGTAGAAGGAAAGGAGGGTGGTTATGATGGAGATGGGAAATCTACTAAGCTTGCTGTTGGTGTTGGGTGCATGGTTGGTAGGCTTGCTAACGTGGTGggttcaataattcaattcattttactattttataagGAAGTTGTGAAGTTGTTGTAGGGGTTGATGTTACAATCATGTGTAATTTTTTATACATAATTATTTGGCGAATTAGTTGTATACTTCTTTTTAGTTTCCCAAAGGAAAATTATGTTGTTAGTTGTTcattgatatttaaataaataaaggtaGTAAtcaattattgataatttttttctcaaaaataaaaataattttaataaatttaacttggtatcaataaaaatgataatttttttctcaaaaataaaaagaaaaaaaaattagttgatagttttttaaattggtataatagtaattttaactTTTGACATTTATATATCGTGTCAATTTggtattttttctaaaaaaattaactctcaacatttacataATATGTAATTTGAGCTTTCCTAGTTTTGCTTTTCTCTATGATATTGAGAGTTAATTTTAAACGAATGAGAATAGATGAAaattatcttagatttttttgtatttctatttttggtatattttcgatcaaatttagttgataaaattattatgttttagcTTTTTAGATGGAAGGGTCATAAAGAAAAGCAAAAGTGCAAAACAAAAAAAgatcaaattacacaatgtgtaaacattgagggttaaatttttaataataacgCTAAATTAACACAATGTACAAATATTTAGTgtttatgccaattttaaaaactACCACATTTCTTTCCATTAGCAATTTAACGGTTGatgataaaaaagaagaaaataaaattgaatagttggatAATCATTAGCCATTAGTCGATAGTCATGGGATCCTTGTCACAATGTAACTGGATAAGAAAGACTACTTGATAGGTGACATTATGGCAAGGTGCCATGACATGCGTTGGGATGTAATAGATGTGATAAGAGGAGTCATCATTAGATATTTTGCAAGATACAAGTTATCACTTAAGTAGAAAGACCTTCAAATTAAAGGTGATCAAGAGCTAGATTTGGATTGGgcctatatattatataaatatactttAAGTTTTCTCAAACATGGTATGACTTGAAATATGagtttaattttgtttaagtCAGCCTATATTTGTAAGTTATTAATTAAGCTTATTTTAAGCTcgcttatattttttaaaaaatacatttattttaatttaatattgaatttttatacaactcttattaaaaattaaatctagataacatataacttatatttttattcatcAACTTCATAATAACTAAAAATCTACTAAAGCTTATCAAGATTCGTTTGTCGTCCTGACACTTTTTTTAGtgttctttcaaatttttgagTCTTCGTTGtttcttttggtttttttaatGTCGTTTCTTTTACAGTTTTTTCACTGGTGTCTTTTCGTTGTATTTTTGGTGGACTTGTGACCAAATAATATGGAAAGGGGCATGGAAAATTTGAGAATTGATGATGGGGAAGAAGATGGATGGAATATTAATGGAGATGAAGAATTTCAAAAATCGGCTTATAAACTGTGTCTTATGGGTTGTTGTTTGACTGCTAGTGTGGTTTATTTTCCGGCTTTGAAGAATACAATGGCAAATCTTTGACATCCTTTGAGAGGGGTAAAAATCTTAGATCTAAGGGAAAAATTCTACCTATTCAAATTTTTCCACGAGATGGATATTGAGCAAGGGGAAAATGGAACCCCATGGACTTTTAACAACCATTTGTTGATCATTCATTAGTTGAAGGAAGATGAGGATTCAATGCATATTCCTTCAGTGTTTACGAATTTCTAGGTTCAAGTGCACAACCAACTGCCAGGTTTTTTTGGGAATTGGTGGCTAGgcaatttagaaattttattagcAAATTTATTGAATATGATATGAAGCAAGGGACAGGTGTGATGAAGAATTTCTTTAGGATACGGTACAATTAGACATTCGAAATCCcctgaagaggaagaagaagctAATTATTTTCTCGATAAGGTACACGTACgttaattttaaatatgtgaaattaacattattttacttcattttttgTGTATTAGGCCATGTTGATAGTTTTTGTACCGTCCGACTTAATCATGGAGGAAATGATATGTTGCTGGGATGAGATCTTTCCTTGTGGGCATTGCCAATATGGGTTTTCATCGGAAGTAGTGTTTGGCTTCAGGAGGACGACGAGGGTGGATTTTACAATGCTACAATGAAAAAGAGGAATTTGAATAGCAATCTCGGGATAGACAAGATTAGAGATAATTGCCAAAAGATTAATCCtattttaggatttaattttgAAGGCTTATCTCCTCAAAAAGATTTTGATTAGGACGAATAATCCAGTAGGTTGGGCTCAACCTCTATAGAACATGATTATGAAAAAAACCACTACAAATAAGGGAAGGAAAGAAAAGGCCTAGATCTGAACACATAAACTCTAAAGTTTGAGTTCTTAGAATCGACCGAGTAATCATGATGAAGGTGAAGACGTGCAAGTTTTACAGATACAGGTGGCTGTGTAACATCTCGTTTTAAGtgatgtcaaaaatagtggtttcgggaccacaattttgacaaataaattattattattattttatttatttaacgtTGAAAGGATTATATTAAGGTTGTATAAAagatttgttaaaaaattttaaggtttacattgttaattaagtgaaaaggactaaatcgtaaaaggtaaaaagttgagttctattagttaaaggggtcaaattgttatgaaaccTTACACCAAAGGACTTTAATGGTAAATATACTAATTAATGAattagtggatgtttatggataggttttaatgaaattttaatagttttaaaaagttaatatggtaatttggtaaataaaaggaaaaaaaaagagtaagtaattaaaacataaaaaaaaagatgatatcttctTCATTTAATCTCAAACCCTAAAAATAGTCATTGGAGAAGAGGTATTGTTCAGTCAAGCTTATTTTCTTGCATGTAAGTTATTccaagtctcgtttttaatgatttttatgtttttgagtttgttttagcttaatctagctagctcgggggttaatttgaaaaaatattaaagtttgagGGACTTGACAtggattttttaaattattttttatgttagttgatagattatgaatctttgttgaaaaataaacaagtttt carries:
- the LOC107895085 gene encoding glucuronoxylan 4-O-methyltransferase 3, whose product is MRSYSKPHSPFNTKLILICASVVLFVFLLITTTSSFSKSPISQSHLSNSTHPVDDSEPSPLDCPSLPLTPTCTKTPPSLANALIHYATTNITPQQTLKEISVSARVLEKKAPCNFLVFGLGHDSLMWAGLNHGGRTVFLEEDKAWIEQIKQKLPSLESYHVEYVTKVHQADDLLKTGMKEECKVVGDPRFSKCDLALKGFPNEIYDIEWDLIMVDAPTGFHDEAPGRMNAIYTAGLMARNREEGETDVFVHDVNRVVEDKFSMAFLCEGYLREQQGLLRHFTIPSHRARSGRPFCP